Proteins from one Malassezia vespertilionis chromosome 2, complete sequence genomic window:
- the RFA1 gene encoding Replication factor A protein 1 (COG:L; BUSCO:EOG09262387; EggNog:ENOG503NV3W), which yields MSAEQLTEGVIARMLDSSDADAPVDPVCQVLSLKKLQTNSANSNVSERYRVVLSDGVYYTQAMLATQLKPLVEDHTLDRNMVVRISQYTSNTVQNRKILILLNLEILSPALPNRLGNPQNIEAVQANGDGVAAKPAASAPSLGAQALSRGGKAASGVGKPSSGLPVYPIEALSPYQNKWTIKARVTLKSDVKHWSNARGDGKLFSVNLLDESGEIRATGFNDAVDRFYPMLQENKVYFISKAKVNIAKKQFSNLSNEYEIALESNSEIEECAEGGDVPEVKYQFVPIEQLGSVEPNQTTDVIAILDEYSEVSEIVSKATQRPIKKRELTLMDSSGMSVRLTLWGQQAENFEKTIAGDDKPVLAFKGVKVGDFGGRSLSMFSSSSMTVNPDMPESHGLRGWYDNEGNAAQIRSFTKVDVGGAGAGGGGGGAMRPDERRTLEQVKESSLGASFERADYFNTRATILYIRPNSLYYTACPECNKKVIDEGDGWRCEKCDRSWPAPVRRYIFSANIADYSGQIWISGFNEIGERIIGMRADELDAIRNENENEFKAVLQRGVGKMMLFSCRAKQETFNDTNRVRYTVTQAHPVDFTKAGHELCEGIQALHVSL from the coding sequence CCATGCTTGCTACGCAGCTTAAACCACTGGTTGAGGACCACACGCTGGACCGCAACATGGTTGTGCGCATCTCGCAGTATACGTCCAATACGGTCCAGAACCGTAAGATCCTCATCCTGCTCAATCTCGAAATCCTCTCGCCCGCGCTTCCCAACCGCCTGGGCAACCCACAAAACATCGAGGCGGTGCAAGCAAATGGCGATGGCGTGGCTGCCAAGCCCGCAGCGAGTGCACCGTCCCTCGGCGCCCAGGCGCTCTCACGCGGTGGCAAGGCCGccagcggcgtcggcaagcCAAGCTCGGGCCTGCCCGTGTACCCGATCGAGGCGCTCTCGCCGTACCAGAACAAGTGGACGATCAAGGCGCGCGTCACGCTCAAGTCGGACGTGAAGCACTGGTcgaatgcgcgcggcgacggcaAACTGTTCAGCGTCAATCTGCTCGACGAAAGCGGCGAAATTCGCGCCACGGGCTTCAACGATGCTGTGGATCGATTCTACCCGATGCTCCAAGAGAACAAGGTATATTTTATCAGCAAAGCCAAGGTGAACATTGCGAAAAAGCAGTTTAGCAACCTCTCGAACGAGTACGAGATTGCGCTGGAAAGCAACAGCGAGATTGAAGAGTGCGCAGAAGGCGGCGATGTGCCCGAAGTCAAGTACCAATTTGTCCccatcgagcagctcggctCTGTCGAGCCCAACCAGACCACGGACGTGATAGCTATTTTGGACGAGTACTCGGAGGTGTCTGAGATTGTGTCCAaggcgacgcagcgcccgaTCAAGAAACGCGAGCTCACCCTGATGGATAGCAGCGGCATGAGCGTACGCCTGACTCTGTGGGGCCAGCAAGCGGAGAACTTTGAAAAAACCATTGCAGGGGACGACAAGCCCGTGCTCGCTTTCAAAGGCGTCAAGGTCGGCGATTTCGGCGGGAGGAGCCTGAGCATGTTTTCCAGCTCCTCGATGACGGTGAACCCCGACATGCCAGAGAGCCATGGTCTGCGTGGCTGGTACGACAACGAAGGAAACGCCGCACAGATTCGCAGCTTCACCAAAGTCGatgtcggcggcgctggcgctggcggcggcggcggcggtgccaTGCGCCccgacgagcgccgcacgctcgagcaagtcAAGGAGTCGTCTTTGGGTGCCTCGTTTGAGCGCGCCGACTACTTTAATACGCGTGCAACCATCCTCTACATTCGTCCTAACAGTCTCTATTACACAGCGTGTCCCGAATGCAACAAGAAGGTCATTGACGAGGGCGACGGCTGGCGCTGCGAAAAGTGCGACCGCAGCTGgccagcgccagtgcgCCGCTACATCTTCTCGGCCAACATTGCCGACTACTCGGGGCAGATTTGGATTAGCGGCTTTAACGAGattggcgagcgcatcattggcatgcgcgccgacgAGCTTGATGCGATCCGGAACGAGAACGAGAACGAATTTAAGGCCGtgttgcagcgcggcgtcggcaagaTGATGCTCTTTAGCTGCCGTGCAAAACAGGAAACGTTCAACGATACGAACCGCGTGCGGTACACTGTCACACAAGCACACCCCGTCGACTTTACCAAGGCTGGCCACGAGCTCTGCGAAGGGATTCAAGCTTTACACGTGTCTTTGTAG